The Salvelinus sp. IW2-2015 linkage group LG32, ASM291031v2, whole genome shotgun sequence genome includes the window ATGTTCTAAAATCAAGAAATGTTTTATAATGCTTTTAggttacaaatgtcaaatatatgtaaACAATCCTTGCTCCAAAGGAGCATACTATGGATTACATTGTGAAAATCCAAAATACCATGgtattttttggttctagtttcACAAGGAATCCCCATCTGTCATGTGGCTCTACTTACGTTCTCATCAACACTGGACATTTGGTAAGCAGCTTACTCCCTCGTTTCCGATTCATTCAACGTGCCTCCAGCACAATAGATTTTCCAAACATCAGTTTGCTTTGACAGACAGTTTACTACACACAATGGAAAGAAGAGGGGGGTTGGTCAACCTCCATGATGACTGTAGTAATAATGAATAAGTCACCAGCAGCATAAGACAAAGCCGGGCAAGTCCATGGTAATGGAATCACCTCGAGACTCAGATTTTTCGCTTtaaaaatgtataccaaacaaaaaccattgatttcaaagttgaactctatgcacaagggcTACTTTTAACAATTACGctgaaaaacacatttacaggaagaactgtgcagatacaMATTTtggttaccaaactttgcatctgcacagttttcCAGtggaacatttttttaaaatgtactgtcaattgttcaaagtagtcattgtgcatagagttgtatggtttgttaaactttgaaatcaatgttttttgtttggtatacattttaaagtgaataaTCTGAGTTTAAGCATAATTTCTGGTTCGTGGAATTGCCCAGCTTGCATTTATAGGAGAACGCATGCTTGTTAACAGGTGAAAAATATTCATCACTGAGGGTCAGCACAGGTCCCCCGGCCCCAGATACACCATATTCAAGTAATTAAAGTCCTTATGGAAGATGAGTCATCGATTGATTACCTGGTCAGCCACTCTGTAGACCTCCGCCTTGTCACTGCAGTCACACTGGTAGTGGTGGACCCTAGTTGCCCCTTTCTCCTTCACTAGTCTTGCAGTCTCCTTCATGCCCTCCTGGTTGACATCCCACAGATCCAGAGAGACGCCAAGGCGGGCAAACTTTTCTGCCATGAGCCGGCCAATGCCGCTTCCCGCCCCCGTGATCAGGATGATTTCCCCGGTGACATTTTTCTTCTTGAGTCAGATGAGCGGTCTGACAAATGCCTCCATGTTGTAATAGATGGGCATCACAATGAACAAAGGTTTCCAAGAGGACATTCATTTTGCTGACCCCTGGAAAGAcagttctgtttgttttggtttaaCTGTTGTATGCTGGCTAATTTGTTTGTGCTCGTTGGAGATCCTAATAAGCAAGAGATCTGATGAATAGATTGCAGATTAGCGTGATTTGATCTAAAAAGGTCAACGTTCAACTGATAATATAATGTATGAAATGTACTCATGAATCCACACGCCAAACACAACTTCAATTCAGTGATGTAGACAAACTTTTGGTGCACTGAATGATAGGATAGAGCGAATAAAAAGTAGCAAATTCGGTCAACATCATTTCcctatttaaaaatgtatctaaATGTAACCAATGCAAATTTACCTCATTAGACAATCAGCTCAACCTTGGATATTTTGTATCGCCTCCTTTCAACACTGGACATTCGGGTCTTTAATCGACCTTCGCACTCTGCGGCGAGGCGCATGGTAATTAAAGCAAAAAAGATACTCACTAAAACAGGAATTTGTCTACTTATTTCTTGTTGACATATAAACTACCTTCCGCGTGGTTTCTTCGTTGCTTTTCCCGTCTTCAAGTGCCTGAACAGCGCAGCCGAGCACACCCTAGATTTGATCTGGAGCCTCTATGTAAGGTCACATGACACCCAATCAAAATTTGAGTAAGGAAATATGGGATTTAGGTATGTATGTTTGTCACTCAAAAGGTCCTTCAGGCTACATTTTTAAACATTCTTTAGATTATTTATATTTTagcatgtaaaaataaaaacagattttgTTCCATACAGAAAATAAATGACCAACTAGATACATACATAATCACATGATACATAAGTaacaattcaatttttttttaagcatATGCCTAATGAGGGCTGACAAGACATTCAATTAATTTGCATTGATTAATGAATACCATTAATATTTTGACATCTTCCTATTTGACATAACCATATATAGAGCTTTGATARATATGATAGATATTCATCTATACATTTGATAAAGGCCTTATCTATATGATGTATGCATCTGCCAACATTTTGGAAGTGAAAWTCtgtggatatacactgagtatacaaaaaatTACRAACacccgctctttccatgacatagactgaccaggtgaatccaggtgaaagctatgaccccttattgatgtcacttgtaaaatccacttcaatcagtgtagatgaaggggagaatgCATGTTAAAGAACGATCTCTTCAACTCGATATTAGGAAGGTTTACTTAATGTTctctacactcagtgtagatatgGTGGTGCCTCTGAACACTGAAACTAGAGAAAGTGTAGATATTAATGAATGTGGCAGAATGGAGCGGGGCTATCAATCCTCTTTTGTAGAAATCTAACTTGTGAATCATATTTAAAAGACTGCCTTATTGTTCTGAAGAGCATATAGACCTCTAGGGGGGGATTAAGTTAAGCAAAATATCTAGCCAAGCTGTGAAGTTTTGGGACTGTGTGAAGTTGGGGGAGCTAAGAGACAACATCTAAAGGCAATTGCTGTCAATATTTTGTGTTCACTTGAGCAATGTGTACAAAAATATAGACAGGCCACAAAGCACCTACATTTGCTTAATACATCTCCCCCAAGCTGAGTGAATCTGTCAAATGAATCCAATCCTCACCACTAACACCAGAATTATTATCAGGTGGGCTTGGCAGAGTGAGACAGTAGCATTAGCTCCACTTCCCAGGCTGACAAACACATCAAACAGCCAGAACAAGACAGAGCGGAGTCCAATTATTTCTGCAGGATTCATGGGTTTATTAGGTTTTGTACAACTAATTGGTCTCAAATGCTGCTCTGTTCTCTATAGAAAGAACACGAAAGTAGGACATTTTCAACTGAAAGCAACATGTTTCGACATCAACATACTGAGATAAGTGTGAGCACGGTGGAAAGTAGTACTAGCCACCGACATATTTTCATCTTACCTTGCCAAGAGATTCTGGGCAAAACTAAATAACCAACTAACAAACTTAAAAACGGTTTGGATGACACAACAATACCCTAGGTAAGTCTAAAATCAACTAACACTTCAAAAAAGTTAACTATCCATTTAAAAACAGTGGCAAGTCAAAGAGAGAAAGCAAACAGGTCATGCCATGATTAGTTTTCCACACATGCCCCAGCCGGCGTACACCACAATGAACACGGGTTAATTTATAAATAACCAAACCCATAAAACATACAGTACTGGTTGCCATAAATGGAGTTATCATCACCTGATAGGCTAAGTGTTTTTTGTCACAGTAaacccaaacaaacaaaaagcagCACAGTACAAGCACTACAACAGAATAAGAATGGATCATCTGATCAATATTGAGAGTCCAGACTCATCAGGAGGGGTTGGAGAAGGGGCCGACCCCTAGTCCATGAATCCGCCATATTTCTTCTGTATCTCAGCCAGGGGGGAGTCAACCCCCTGCCCCTCCCAGGAGCGTTTCAGGAGCCCCCCCTTGTTCTTCTGATCCTCCAGCCACTCAGGCCTCCCTACCCTCCTCATGAAGCCCCCATAACGCTTCTTCAATGGCCTGCCCACCACCTCCAGAGCCCCGAAGTCCCCCCCTCTCCTCATGAACCCCCCGTAGCGCTTGGCCAACTCTCCGTCCCTCTGCCCCTCGGCTTCTGAATTCAGGATCTTCAGGATCTCCAGACGGATGTCCTCTTCCTCAGCCACCGGGTTGTTCTCTCCTCCCTGCACTCGCCCCTCCTCTACGGGTGAGCGCCTCCTGATCATGAACCCTCCGTAGCGCTTCATGAAGCCACCATACTTCTTGGCCAGTTGGTGCTGCTGGCCCTGCACCTCTTCCTGTTTGACGTCATCTACTACGACGCGCTCCTCCTCCAATAGGACGTCTTGGCAGAGGCGGAGCTTCGTGGTGTCCAGGCTACCCTCACATTCTATTGAGCATGTCTGCAAAGATATGAAGGGGAGGGGAACCTCAAAACACAGAAGTGGAGCAGAGGCTCACAAACCCATTTCCTTTCTGTAAATCTAGTTTTAATTGGAGACTTGTCTCTATCAAGGGGCACATGGTACACAGCCGTGAAGAAGCAATATATTGTCTGGAGTGACATAGTGATATATGTTTTGCCATAAAAAGGCAAATTGTACATATAGAGTAGTGTTTAATTAGACAATATTTAACAGGAGCAGAAACAAGTCCAATTCTGGTGCATGAAATAACAGCTATTCTCCAATGCCAGAGAGACACAGTTGGATGTACAAACAAATTGATTCTATTTGCCTATACCAATATGTTATGATACTTCTCTATTAGTTTTAAGAGTAATTAAATAAGTAAGATGGGAAACAGATGGAGGGACACTTTTATCTGGTTCATTTTACAGCTTCTAGCAAACACAGTTAATGAGACGTTCCTCAAAGCCTGTTACTAGCCTACATCTAATGCCTCATAGCACTTGTCTTTTTATTTCTGAGCACATCAAAGCAGCAGAGAAGAGGGCTTTTGTATAGCCTACAGATAATTCTGAATACATTATCTCATGGAAAATAAACTTCTcagattcatttttattttactttattttattggaGGTATTTGAATAATATGAAAAAATGATCTCTAAgaacaattataaactgggttgttggagccctgaattctgattggctgacagccatggtatatttaagcaataaggcacgaggaggtgtggtatatggccaacataccacggctaagggctgttcttatgcaggaTGCAACGYGGAGTGCCTGGACAGTCATTAGCtgtggaatattggccatatatcacaaacctcYgtggtgccttattgctattataaactggttaccaatgttattagagcagtaaaactcaatgttttgtcatacccctggtatacggtctgatataccatggctgtcagccaatctgcattcagggctcgacccacccagtttatatcagaccgtataccacgggtaagacaaaacatttattttaactgctctaattatgttggtaaccagtttataatagcaataaggcacctcgggggttattgcttaaataaactcTCTCTGAAATATGTCAATCAAACCCTGAGAAAATGCTTGAATTAATGAAGAGTAAAATTTAATTGAGGCTGTATTGAAGCTCATAACCACTAACATGCTGCCCCCTGGTGAGGCTAAAACACACTAAGTTCACAAATAAAGACAGGTTTTCTGGAGGCTRAActctttttattttgtatttatttaggtaagtcagttatgaacaaattcttattttacaatgcgggcctaccccggccaaaccttcccttaACCCGGACTACACTGGGCCAagtatgcgccgccctatgggactcccgatcacggctggttgtgatacagcccgggatggaaccagggtctgtagtgacgcgtctagcactgagatgcagtgccttagactgctgcgccactctgaGCCCTCTTACCTTTCATCgtggtacatttttgtaatttgttgTTCGATGTTGAACATTTGGGATAAACTAGTACTATTAATTGTCTAatcagcaaaaatattgtaatcggaTTATAGATactgaaaaactagatgattactttgaggattacttttaaattcagaaaggagatTTGCAAAAAAGATATTTGACACTTccctgttttctcaatgacattcaaatcagaattgaaaaaaggtgcaagtttaagtttgttccacctgagcgagtctgaccacaagtcagggaccactatgatgacatacCAAGTGGCTTTGATGGATCGTAGGAAAAGAGCAGKaataggcttttgtaggctacagtccaagttatgtcttccaatggtacgACTGCTGTCTGCATTCAAAGATTATCctatttgaataaacgcttggaggtaaggatgacagcagtggtgtagtcctaggcgatacggatatcacttattattgttaTCTACATaccgcattgatgtgaatcacactgctgctctctcatttagctatttgcgccttacggattgtggttgttgtggatggctgttcacaaatctaaatgtgtatttcaacccaataatggttgaattcaagaagtttaaactgcctatcaatcattgtttttgaaaccagtagacagccagtgaaaaatgtacTCTTGCAACAGTTGTACAGTGCGGATCCCAGACTATGGAATAAAAGGttggcttttattgctcaatctaattcatgttgATTAAAAAATGtcatccataggcctaatgaacaCATGTTCAAACTCGTACACTTTttatagacttaaaggggcaatctgtaggtgctacatccatttttggacttaatatatatatatatatatccattgattcttgaagaatataacttagttcaactgtcacactacatgagaacccaaaatataagcttgtttttctccaatgtttgtaaaaatTGTAAATGTAAGCAAATACTGTAtatcctcataacatggttaaaaaaatcattttgatatcatggatggtcagtccttgcatccgtagctctgtctattaatctgagagtggttacatttctccaggcctatccctcagctttttaccaaaacagaggtggggtggGGTTTTGTTATTATTTCATCTCTGGTTTTCCCMtttaaacagctgcatattatcaagatatcaaagtgtcaccaacaaaaagttaAACAATAGGTCTATAGCAAATGCCGAATATGGCATTCMtttttcacatgtaaataacaCTTTTCAGtggtgctcaaagcatgccattccatgagtgcagcatttatttttcaaatcgaatcaatgagcccaatcagtcctccatgacaacacaaTCATAAACAAcggagtagggctggctaataagtcYTTCGTTTttgggtcatgctcaggtaaaacaatttggctaatctatacttccatatttccaagtcctattgttgaagatcaaggggtataacatttattggaatgactggaattctgatagaatTTGGTTTTTAATattaagatataatttaatcaaaatattatatgtagtagaaagcgatgggttagaagaagcctacataaccagcCCATAAAGTAAAAATGTACATCCATATATAGCAGGCCAGGtgaactttaacattgatttatcctgMAATAGAtgtggttcaattggtaacatacatttttgtcttcttctaatgcctcttaaKgggaaagtaatctaaaagtaactggatgtaatcagattatgttactgagtttgggtaatcaaaAAGTTACATTACCGATTACAATTTTGGGCAGTAACTGTAATGGGTTACATTTAKAAAGTAACCTACTCAACcctgattgcatggaactccattcggtctcatattgctcaaataaacagcaatcctggttaaaaaaacagataaagcaacacctcaaggCACAACCCCTcacccctatttgacctagatagtttatgtgtgtatgcattgatatataGGCTATGtgtacctttatttattttttatatagttCTGTTCTTGAGCTGTTCCTGTCTATTaatattctgtattatgtcatgtttcatgtgttgtgtggagcccaggaagagtagctgctgcttttgcaacagctcatggggatcctaataaaaaaaataaaaaaNNNNNNNNNNTGACGCAATTCATATTCCTTAGATTTATTTGACCTTGTAGCTTATAATAGGAAGtttggaaaatgtaggctattcaGTCATACTTTGACtacaggctgtctcttatacacatctagatgtgtataagagacaggtagtaTGTATTGTGTTTCATGTGCTGTGTggagcccaggaagagtagctgctgcttttgcaacagctcatggggatcctaataaaaaaaataaaaaataaaaaaataatacatgtcACCATTAATATCCGCACTATGAGGAGATTTGATGGAAGTCCCTCTTTTTAACTCACCTGAACATTACTTTTCTTTGTTCTTTCTGTGTTGGTCCTTTTCCTTACAACCCATTATGTACAGTTTCACTAAATATGATTTTAATAATGCAAGATTTTAAATCCCAGCAGTCTTTAAAATTACATTCAGGAGCAAAAGGTTTTTAATAGTTGTTTTTaattcataataaaaaaaaaaaagtgtaatataatattggaatggaatataaataataacattaaataacattggaatataacatttaataacaataaCTTAACTAATTAACTCAGTGTAACATTGATCAGTGTAGCAATTCTCTTATGCTCTGCTATTGCACGATTCTAATTTGTACCTGTAGGTCACAAATAAATCTATCCCCAGTAAAATTGGAGCCCAACTCATGAGCCCACCTCCTGCACTGCCTACACCTAATCCAGTCCCCACCTGTGACTGAAAACAATGGGAGAGATATCATTTGAAAAGCTATCTATCTATATGACATAAAATGCTGTGTAAAACAGCTAAAATTCTATAAAGTTGCATTAACTGTAAAGCTATCAGTAACTAGTGGAAACATTTACCACTGAAATTAAGTTACGTTATCTTTTTTATGTACTTTACCTCAGATGATCTGGTAGTAAGGTTGCTAGCTAGTACTCCTAGCATCTTATGCtaactagttagctggctagcatttactgctagagaagttgctagctagcaagttagcataaaCTAGCGCTAACTGGGCTAGTGTCATTGTCTAAATGACAGgtagaaacacattcataaccataagggggggggggggtgagttgCCCCCAACACACTCATCCAACATATTACTACTTTACTAAAAGAATATCTACATTTTTCTCTCTAAACAAGTTGATTATTTAAGGCTTTCctacttgtatatatatatatatatatatagatctaTTTTCATTGGAATATATCTACAACTACAAAAAATTGATCAACTTACCACAAAATCCTTTTGTTGAAATATCTCCAAAATGAtgacacagaggatatttttgttcAACAAGAACAGTGCCAGCCAGGGAAAGTGTTGGGGAAATAATTTGATGACATTTTGGGGGTCTTAATGGAattacaagggggggggggggagttaccCCCTACTACCCTACTCATGTAATTTTAAAAACTGAATAATGGGTGCAAAAAAATGTCTCGAGGTTACATGTTGTCACCAGTTAGACCAACAACACAAGTTGTAGCCTACATAAAAAAT containing:
- the LOC111957054 gene encoding proenkephalin-A-like — translated: MAVPGNSLWRLLLCAYFALTVGADCEKDCALCLNRILGQQTAINTLTCSIECEGSLDTTKLRLCQDVLLEEERVVVDDVKQEEVQGQQHQLAKKYGGFMKRYGGFMIRRRSPVEEGRVQGGENNPVAEEEDIRLEILKILNSEAEGQRDGELAKRYGGFMRRGGDFGALEVVGRPLKKRYGGFMRRVGRPEWLEDQKNKGGLLKRSWEGQGVDSPLAEIQKKYGGFMD